The Lycium barbarum isolate Lr01 chromosome 12, ASM1917538v2, whole genome shotgun sequence genome includes a region encoding these proteins:
- the LOC132623773 gene encoding F-box protein SKIP23-like: protein MNEKRTKKLYSWADLPEELLVKISKYLKYSYQVGHFRVVCTSWRAAAPRPPDKSLFIVPKYNPSKKSHRTGKYMRRFVFRLDLQEFPPSSSSSSPTSYLIAVGEQLRGDGQSQLRLLNPVTASPIPISSNLFPREINLNKFRVSILHKSSLILGADTTPHRTSKVVYLNAGHRFSGGRIRKATATLWGRKLYLLAGNRRKKVILNDLMGLRLRDQNLNKSAYHDVVNYKNKFFAIDQHGRGVMVDSSLKVRLVTNPLFLPNGNGYFRNHKSYLVKSSRDADLFLVDRYLDKSSEQTNYAEQHGATSDDDTNKPTTVRFRVYKLEEEEKCWKEVTTLNDQVIFVGDKASFWSYCVSAKDFPGCKGNLIFFRKEEDGVRRYFWDAPKHKKDYSLSGFHMTDFFWPPRS from the coding sequence ATGAATGAGAAAAGGACCAAGAAGCTGTATTCTTGGGCTGATCTTCCTGAAGAACTACTTGTTAAGATCAGCAAGTACCTCAAATACTCATATCAAGTTGGTCACTTCCGTGTTGTTTGTACCTCTTGGAGAGCCGCAGCCCCACGTCCTCCTGATAAAAGCCTCTTCATTGTCCCTAAATATAATCCCAGTAAGAAGTCTCATAGGACTGGTAAATACATGAGAAGATTCGTTTTCCGGCTTGATCTTCAAGAATTTCCAccttcatcatcatcttcatcaccTACCAGCTATTTGATAGCCGTGGGGGAACAACTCCGCGGAGACGGCCAAAGCCAACTCCGCCTCTTGAACCCGGTCACTGCAAGTCCTATTCCTATATCCTCAAACTTGTTTCCTAGAGAGATTAATTTGAACAAATTTCGCGTCTCTATACTGCATAAATCATCCTTGATTTTGGGTGCAGATACAACACCTCATCGTACTTCTAAAGTTGTTTATCTTAACGCTGGCCACCGATTCTCTGGGGGACGTATACGGAAAGCAACTGCCACTCTTTGGGGTCGAAAATTGTATTTACTTGCaggtaatagaagaaagaaaGTTATATTAAATGATTTGATGGGTCTTCGTCTGAGAGACCAAAACCTGAACAAGTCTGCTTATCATGATGTGGTGAACTACAAGAATAAATTTTTCGCTATAGATCAACACGGGCGAGGGGTTATGGTGGATTCTTCTTTGAAAGTGAGGCTAGTTACAAATCCTCTGTTTCTCCCAAACGGGAATGGTTACTTTAGGAACCACAAGTCATACTTGGTGAAATCATCAAGGGATGCAGATCTATTTCTAGTGGACAGGTACTTAGATAAATCATCGGAGCAAACAAATTACGCCGAACAACATGGTGCAACCTCTGATGATGATACAAACAAACCAACGACAGTCAGATTCAGAGTGTATAAGCTTGAGGAAGAGGAGAAATGTTGGAAGGAGGTTACAACCTTGAATGACCAAGTCATATTTGTGGGAGATAAAGCATCTTTTTGGTCCTATTGTGTGTCTGCTAAAGATTTTCCAGGGTGTAAAGGAAATTTGATTTTCTTCAGGAAAGAGGAGGATGGAGTTCGTCGTTACTTTTGGGACGCGCCAAAACATAAAAAGGATTACTCACTTAGTGGATTTCACATGACTGATTTTTTCTGGCCACCCCGTAGCTGA